From the Corvus cornix cornix isolate S_Up_H32 chromosome 1A, ASM73873v5, whole genome shotgun sequence genome, the window ggtgcacaaggagttgaGAGCAGACACAATGGACCCCAACTGCCCAGAGGGATATTACAAACCTGGAAAGCCAAGGGATTGTCTTGTTTAGGCTGCACTGTTCCAGTTGCTGCCTTTGCATATTAAGCACCTTTTGCGCTTCTCAAAACAGCCTGGACAAATCCCCCTTACTGTATCCCCATTTGCCACCAGAATTTCCCTGCAGAGAGGCAGACCATGTCTGtgagctgcacagagcccaTGTTGCTCAGGACACAGCAGGGCAGCCTGGTGCTGCTTCCCAAGATCTACTGCCACGGGCCTGCCCCAGTGCATGGCAGGGTCCTGTTCCAGAAGTGCTGAGGGTATTTCCTGATGGATCAGGGGAATATGTCCTGTTCCAGAGGTGCTTTTGGGAGCACGGCCTTCTGGAGCACACAGGGCTGGTCTCCTGATGTGCCCTGGGTGCCCCCAGAGAGCTCCACTCTGCTGCCTGGAGTGCCTGCTGGGCCTCTGTACAATTGCTCCCCTTTCCATTGCATGgaataaaacttttcaaaacacacaGGGGTGTctctgtgtggggctgtgaAGCTTTGTGAACTCACTTAGGGAAGACACTTCCAATGCCAGAACCACTTCCCAACACAGGCGACCTCACGGAGGCCATGACCTTACATTTCCTCATGTTCCTGATGTAAAACCCTCTGCCATCAAAAGATGAAGTAGAAATAGACTTCTCTTCTCATTAGAAGTTTATGCATGACCGGAAGAGTTGACAACTTCCTCCTGAAGGTTAGAAAGGGGAGGGAGCTCAGAGCTGGGTCACAAGAGCACAGGAATGAAAGAAGAGAGTGGAACAAGAATGGCAGAAAATGTCCTTTATGCTGACTTGAACTTGCCTGAATCAACCAGACCCAGAATCCTGAAGGTCCCTGATGTCCCAGGTAGGTCCATTGCTGAGCACGGAGCTTTCTTTGCATTCTCCAGACTGTCCCCCACATACGATGAGAGATGTTTCTTGGAGCATCAAAGTCCCGAAGAACACAAGGGAAATGTGAGGGCCGGGGCTGGGAAAATGTGCAGGTGGAGTGTCCAGACAGGGCTGTTTATATTTACAAAGGGGAGTTGTGGTGAGGTCTACTTTTCTCTTGCTAAGGTGCAAGTGTGAGGGAGCACCTCTGGTGGTGTGATATTAAGAGTAGTTTTTCCAATTTTGGAGACTATTCCAGAGCTGAACATCCATTGCTCCTGCCCCAGGCCTGTTGTCCCCCAGCAGACTGGGATTCCtgcagctgttgctgctgtttgcagcagtctcctgcacagctgctcctgctccctgagcacagcaggcaTTGCCTGGGgactgctcctcctgctctgtctgTACAAACTGCTTGTTTAATGCACAGGTGTGAAATGTTTCATGGACAGGTTTAGTCTGATTTAGGATCAAAGACTTAGCAAAATTCTAACCTAGGATTTATCTTTCTTTAATGGATTTAGAATTATTGTGTTAACTTTTGCACTGGTTTTGTAATATCTGCATCAAAGTACATTCTAAAAAAATAGCACACTTCATACAGTGTGCCTCTGtatttcattctcatttttcttccctttctttctaaCCTTCCTTTCACTCTGACAGAAATTAGTTCTTGCCATCCGGTGCTTGTCTTTTGTGGAAAGTGGGAGTCCTCTGCATGCCTTTTCAGATGGGTGGAGTTATTAACACCCCAGGAAATAGGGTTTTTTCACCCCTTTCTACAGATGAATTCACAGCTCAGCTGAACACAATGGATGCCATGTGATTACAAGTTCCATTTTCCTTATAAATTAACCCATGCATTCCTATTCAAAATTTTGATAGATTTCTAATAACATTTTTATGCTTCTCTGCTTGCGCCTTTCAGGGAAACCCCTACCAACTCTTCTGTGTGTTCACTTAATTTATGCACAAGATTTCCCAGATATTGGCTTTGTCTTCTGAAAAGAGCTCAAATCCCTGACTTCTGTCTTAGCTCTGCACAGTGATAGAAGCCAGGGAGTTCAGTGTTGTATATCATGATGACTTTGAGCGTTTCATAACATCCTATTTTTGACTTTCTACCCACTTTTTACCAGTCTCTgacctttctttcctttctgtatgttttcttccctgatgttttatatttattatctGCAGNNNNNNNNNNACAGGATAAACTGTCTCTTTCTGACTTGAAAGCACATTTTGATGTCCCTCACACCAGCCATCCTCCCCAATGACTGCTCTCATCAAGATGCTTTGGAAACATTTGCAGTTCTTTCCCTGACTTTCAATCCCCAAAGAACAGAGTTAGAACATGGAGCTGTAGCAGGACAATGTCAATGTCAGACCCCAGAATCTGTACTGTTATTCCAGAAGGAAGCTGAGCTAGAAGGGCTCTTTGGACTTACTTTACTGGGGAGGGTGGGAGAGCATTCTATGTTGTGTTACAGACTTCTGCCCTTCTACTTTCatattccagctgctggaatgtGCCCCCTTGGATCATGTGAGCTCTCCTGAAGGCAGGGCCAGGGAAAAGCCTCTTCCCTGGGAGCCACTGGCCCTAGGTTGGAGCcttcagcaggcagcagaggcagcagctgtgcaccAGAGGGGCGGGAAGGAGAAGCCATCCTGGGGCCAGTGTGGAACTGCACAACCCCATCAAACCCAGAAAGCCATAGGAAGTCTCAGGAGCAACTACTGCTTGCAAGGAAATCCCTACCAAGGGCAGAAGTTTGATTGAAAGTGCTTTGtttcctctgcctctgtgtTGTTCTTGTTTATGGTTCTCTGATCTTGTGATCTAAGTTTTACAATAAACTTTCCCTTTACAGCTTGTGATTCTTGGATTACCTCTGGCATCTCTACTGCAAGGGAAGGGTGAAACATTTCCTCCTCACTCTGGTGTGGTCGGGGTCTCACCCTGATGCCAAGGCTGGGCAATCCCTAAGCAATCCCAACCTGACCTCTCGCTGCTTCTGTGCTCGGTGCTCCAGAGGATTCCAGGCTGGTTTAATTCTTGCTGCAGTTGGGCAATGGGTGACACTCCCTGGGAcaggccaggctggcagcaccagccccacagGGGCACATCCTGGACACAGGACTGGCTCCATTAGTGACCTTTATCAAGGAGAACCTGTGACAGGGACACGTCCAAGATCTGATCCTCAGAGCTCATCCTATTTTCACATACCTGTATTCCAACTGTGTCTCAAGCCAGCTGTGGTACTTAGGATACATGTTAGGGACCGAGTTTGGAGAGCTGGCTGGATAAACGACACGTACACTGATACGATTAAGCATCGTTCTCCCTTTATTGTTCAACTATGCCAACTTTtatctacttttgcaaagattcatgCCCAGTCTCTCTAGACAGCCTCTAATCAGCAGGGGAGCCAGCCAGTGTATAGCGTTGCCAAGGactctcagggctgcctgcagccaggggcctgttcaggggcttttcctcagcaaccctgggttgtccaatctttccaggggtatcatatgccctTGTTCCataaggaatccctctacacatCCCCCGTTTTCTTTTTGGGCAACCCAGGCCTGGTCGATAATCTTTCACAGCCCTGCtttgacacaggaaaaaatgcacCCAAATACTATTAAGCCTATTATAACTACAAATAGCAATTGGCAGCTTTCTACTACCAAGGTACACAGCCATCCGGTGATACCCAGACCCTTAAGCCAATCTCCAATAGGGTCACAGGCCTCTCTTCACCGCACTGGAAACAGGCTGCTCTGCCCGTGTGGGGACCAGGAGATGGGCCAGCAGCCCTCGCCCCCTTTTTACTTTGCGCCCCTCCCGTCAGTGCTGTGGCGATGACTTGTCCCTGTTGTTGCAGGACGTTCTGCAGTGTTGCagtaaaagcagctgtttgagaTGACTGTTCTGCATGGCTAGCACGTACGAGCATCTCATCTactcctgctccctggggaagCGTGGCAAGAATTGTCTTAGTTTGCCTGGtagcattttcaaaggcaaggCTCCGGAACATTGCTCCTGGAGCTCTTCAGAGAGCTCAGTTGCGTCCTTCAAGGCTGCTGACAAACGGTCAATGAACTGACCATATGGCTCCGACAGCCCCTGTCGGACTGCTGCATACAGAGGAGACTTCTTTTCAGGTACTGACAACAAGGCTTTGTGGGCAAGAGTCTGTGACAAGTGACGAATGATTGTGGGCAGGGTCAGCTGCGTCACCGTCACTCCATAAGCCCCATTCCCAGTTAGCATGTTGGCTTGGATTGCATACAGTGGGTCTTGTGTGTCACCTTGGTGTTTGCTAGCTTCTTCTTGTGCTAGCCGCTTCCATGCTcgctcccagagcaggaactgtgaaGGGGTCAACAACAACTGTGCGATGCTGATGCAATCATTAGGACACAGGACATCTGCTGTAAAGATAAACTGCAGGATGCTCCGTGTAGCTTCAGAATGGAGGCCGTGCATGGTGACTGTTTGCTTCGCTTGCTGCGAGATCTTCCAGTCATGGGGTTCCCACTTTGAAGTGTCCTGTACCCTGTATCAGTACAGAGCAGGTCAGGGCATCTATGGCTTGCCAATCTCCTTCAATGTTTGCATTACAGACAACTCCGTTCCATCTCCTTCACAATGGATCAGTCCTCGCCGTCGGGGCTGATGGAGGCAATGGCTGCACGTCCTCTTGCCGGGAGGGAAACGCCATAGGCCCTGTGCCCGGTTCTCCCAATGGGAACGCAGGAGTTCTGGTGGCCGTCTTGACCAGTGGGTCCATGGGACGCCACAGTGCTGATGGTGTGGTTTCGCAAGCCTTAGACTCCAGCGCATCCTGACGCATAGACAATTCAGCAAGCTCCTTCATTAATTCATGCATCATCTCTCggtgcttctcctcctcttgggGCTGACCCccggcagccctggctggctctggTTCTGTGGACGACAAAGTCGTGGAGGCTGCTTTGCAGTCAGACGATGATCCGCTGTCCGGCAGAGGGGGATGGAGCGATGCTGTTTTCGGCCGGGAGCTGGGACCGcttgcttctcctctgcttgcCTGCACCCCGCCCCCAGAGTCAGGAGGTTCTACTTCCGCCTTAGCTACCAGCTCTCCCTCAGGCTTCTGTGGGGTAACTTCCTTCTCCGCTGGCTGCTGAAGTTCCCTTCATCGGTCAACCCGCGGTCAGCCCGAAGAATGGCGCAACCCTGGACTCTGCCCTGGCCTCCGGCTGCCGCTCCGTGAGACCCCCCCTCTTTCTTTTCCGGGGCCGCCACCCCCCAGCGCCTCCATGGCTGCTGTGgccaccttcctctctgctttcatttctgtgaggGTATTAGTCACAGCTCTCCAAGTTAATCCCAGAGCTTTAGCTTCTTTACCTTCCTTTCCACCCTCAATTGTGAACCGCCACAGTCTGTTTCCAACTTCCCATCACTCTTCGGTCGAAAACAAAAGCGAAGTGCATTTCAAAAACCCTCGTTCCTGGGCCCACGTAATTAGGGCATAGAGATGTCGATCTTTTACAGTCTCGCCTCTCTTAGAGAGGATACTGGCTAGGAGACGAGTGGCAGCCTCGTATTCCATAGCTTCTTACCTGCGGGGGCTCGCTCGGCTGCACAAGCTCCGGTCTCCAGCACCACTCAGCTTTTTGCCGGGACACTCTGgctccagctctccaggctcCTCACTGTCGGTGCGGTGATTCGGAGTCTTGCCGCCTTTAGGAGAACCGCATTTAAGCGAAAACAAACCGCATTTAAGCGAGTAAGATCACTCGAGTCCCTGCTCAGGCGCCAGGTGTTAGGGACCAAGTCCGCAGAGCTGGCCAGAGTAACGACATGTACACCGATATGATTTGAGCATCGTTCTCCCTTTATTGTTCAACTATGCCAACTTTtatctacttttgcaaagattcatgCCCAGTCCCTCTAGACAGCCTCTAATCAGCAGGGGAGACGACCAGTGTAGACCTTGCCAAGGactctcagggctgcctgcagccaggggcctgttcaggggcttttcctcagcaaccctgggctgtccaatctttccaggggtatcatatgccctTGTTCCataaggaatccctctacagaTACACTTAGTGGAAAAAATGCTCCGAGTATCTTGGCAAAAATCACAACcaagggatttttattttttttttttaggagaaaacAGTGAATGAAGGCAAGGTTCTTAAGAAAACCACCTCAAACCATTACAAAGCCCAGAAACTGTTGCATAGAAGTAACTAAGCAGAGACAGGCATGAACAGACATTTCAGAGACAAGTGAAATTTTCGTAAAAAAAGAAGTTCATGCACTGTTGCACATCCAAACAATTTTATGTGGTTCTAAATGACAAAGGTatcaacacaagaaaaaaacctcgCTGCCAAATGGGCAGTTCAGTGAGGATGCACTGCCAACTCAGATCTGCTGTCAGAACAGCAAGCAGGCTTCAGGACACACAAAGAACACCCTAAAGGTAGCACTAACCGTGTTGCAGAGCTCACAGCGATCACTGGCTGAGTGTGTCCTTTTTAGCACACGCAATGGACTGTCTGGAACCCTTTTGGGTTTGTGGGTGCAAAGGCTTGAAATGGTGAGTGACTTTTCAAGGTGCTAACTGTGATGTTTTCTCTGTGGTGAGTCACAAATTATCTATAGAGAAATCCTGTTCTTTCTTGGGAagtggcccatgggaatctcacagggtttaacaagaccaagtgctgaTGCTGCACTAGGGTCAGGACAACCCCTGGgatcaatccaggctggggatgagcagagggagcagccctggcagaagGACTCaggggtgctgtgggtgagagctggccctgcccctgctgtgtGCGCTGGGACAGAACccccctgagctgggctgagccccagcgtgggcagcaggggaggggggattctgcccctctgccccgctctgctgagacccccctgcagggctgcatccagccctgggcccagcacaggaaggacagggagctgctggagccagtccagagcagggacaccaaggggagcagagggatggagcagctctgctgggaggaaaggctgaaggaactgggattgttcagcctggagaagggaaggctttggggtgacctcactgtggccttgcagtgcctgaaaggagattataaaaaaagagggagagtgactttttacatGAGCAGATAGTGACAAGTTCACAAGAGTGAAAGTTTTGAACTAAGAGAGAAAAGATTTAGAgcagatatcaggaaaaagttctATACTCAGGGGGTAgtaaggccctggcacaggttgctccaAAAGAGAGTCTTTAAAACCATTAATGGTTTTAATCGTGACCACTTGATCTGCCTCCTTGGCTGCTTTTTCACAGTTTCATGGTCCCAGtcagcacaggttgcccagagaaggtgtggctgccccatccctggaagtgtcctAGGCCAGGCttgatggggcttggagcaaactGGGATTGTGGATAGcatccctgcccacggcagagGGATTGGAATTAGATAGTCTTTAAAGTCTATTCCAATCCAtaccattccatgattttatgattgGTGAGTGATAAAAGGTAATCAAAGACTATTTGGGGTAGCAGCAAGTAAGAGGCAGCACCACAGGAACTAACTCTGACCTTTCAAGTCATGAGAGCCCTCCTGTAAAATGCCATACTTTTTCCTTAGAATGTTTGTGTTTATCTCCCTACACTATGGcagtattttaaagtaattttccagTGATTCAGTTTGGAGGGTATTTTTGCCTTTAGCCTTCAAGAAATTCCTATCTTGTTTATCAGCTTCCATTGTAGGAATTGTCTGGAGGCCTCTTAGCCAAACACATCAGGGAAAGTGAAGGTATCTCAGTTACAAGCATCTGGGGTTTATAGCAGTAGTTTTGGAGGATCAGATGATTCACAGTGGTGTGACAGGGTTTCTTGGGGCTTTTTGCTAGCCTGGAGAATCTCCTGCAGCTGTCAGAATTACCTTCTGTACTCATGGGTGAGCATGAAGAGAGTACTCACTTGTGAATGCTCTGTGGTTAAAAGCCACAGTGCTACTTTTGACCTCAGTGAGAGGCAGGACTGAATGGCAGGAGCTCAAGCCACCCCTGCAGAGTGAATAAATGCTGAATAAGCTGTTCTCAGAATACCGGCTGTGCACACACTCATGTTCCATTGTCTCCTCGTATGTAGAACATGCTCTGCATGAAACAGGTACTGAACCTCCCTGCTGCCCTAATTCCACATCCCACTCTCATCCTCTGCCCCTCTGGATTCATGTCTTGCAAAACCTCTGGAAAAGTCTCCAGCTTGTGCTCTCTGGACCCATCACTTCTTCCATCTCCTGGGAATCCTCAGTTCCCTAACCCCCCTGAAGCCACCATACTTTAAGCCTTGTCACAAAAAACATTCAGATTCTTCTTCAcccttttgtctttccttttcttccccaatGCCTTCCTGGGAATTTTGACCAGTCCAGCTCTCCCAATTCACTGCTTAAATgacctcctgctgcaggcaaaGGCTAAAATCAGCTGcaatttgaaatatatttatggaAGTATAAAGTTTATATGGCTCTTTATAAGCTGTAAATATAAACACCTGGAGATATTTTCAGCAACTCACCACTGCTCAGAGTCCTTGACAATGAAAGTAATTGGAGACTGGAGTGAAAGCTTAAAGTGTAACCCCCCATTCCCATGGTTTTCTGTTTGAGgtttcctccccaggtgcagaaGGATGCTTATTTTGGATAAACCACTGCTGAAttcctccccagcctcacacAGAGCCCACACGGTGACTTGGAGAGAGCTGTGTTCCTCAGGCTGTTTGAACACGCAACACAGCCCAGATCTGCTGTAAGTGCAGCAGTTACTGTGCAAAACCACCAGATGCAATGTATGGTATGTATGGCTCTGTCTTCCAAGCAGTGCTCAAATTTCTATTGCACCTTCATCCCCACCGCTGGCAAGCCAGCATCATCAGGCTTTATGCTCTTCTAGGTAAAGCAAATCACTGGCCAGGTTTTCCGAAGAGGTTTAAGTAATCAACGTTTAAATACTTGATTTTACTCTCCTCCTCcatacaaaagaagaaaataaataagtatgaaataaataagattaaaaaaaaaaaaccaactccacaacaaacaaacaaacccaaaacaaacaaaaaaacccgaccagacaaaaccaaaccaaaccagagccTTCTGCCTTTGTGTTAGTTCCTGGAATTTTCCAGACGATCCCAGCGAGATATTGTAGAGGCCGACTTCTTGAAAGCCTCCCCATTTCCTATTTCTCCGGAGCTGTGGAGTGACTGTTCCCGGCCCAAAGCCCCGCTCGGCACCGAACCCACCCTCCGTGGCCGTGCCCCGAGGGGCCGGCGCATCTCGGGGCCGGCAGCGGCGGAAGCGGCCTCAGCGCGGCCGGGCGGCTGCAGCCCCGTGAGCTCCGCGCCCAtggggagcggcggcggcgagcGCGGGGGCTCCGCGGGGCGCGGCACCGCCCACAGCAGAGGTGACGGGCGGGGGACACCGAGGGGCCGCGCTGGGATGCGGGGAGCAGCCGGGACTCCTCTCCGGAGCGCGGGGCTGAGCGGCGGTGCGGGCCCGGGAGCGCATCCCGTGGTATGGGGAGCCGGGGATGCCGGCCGGGAGCCGCCGCGCCCCTGGAAaccccctgtgctggcagcgGAGCGACTGCCAGGAGACGGGACTGTCCTCTGGAGCCTCTCGGGACACTTCGTGCCCGCTACCGCCCGAACAGCCGGATACAAACAGGGCAGTGGCAGGGCAGTGTGTGCTTCCAAAGGCCTGGAAGGGACAGGGGAACAAAAGGAGACTctgaaaagctgtggctgtgggatAAGGCTGGATGTTTCTCAGGAGAAGTTTTGGGCTCCAGAGCTGATggcttttcttatttcttttatcCATGCCACGTTTAGGCACCAGGTCAATATCAAACTCACTGTCCACTGTCATTTTTTCCAtgctcatttctttctcttttgatcACTTTAAATTCTGGATGATGTAACTAAAATTTACAATAACTCAGAGTTCTTGTTAGCTGAGTAGCTTTGTGAAGATAAGCTAAATGTCTCTGCTCCCAGTTTGCTCTCCACAGagagctactttttttttcttgaacagcTTTGTGGGTCCTGGACTCTACTCCCTGGACTCTACTCCCTGGACTCTACTCCCTTATCAGTTGGTTCtgatttgttgtttttgtttttgttttgttttttttttaattcctgacatttattttttcaggtcTGTTCTCAAACATCTGGCTGTGGCGAGCTGTCGCTGGAGTCCTTACAGCTGCAGTCATTTTGATTTCATGTATTCAGTTTGGTAAGCAAGgaattctaaaagaaaatataattagcAACAGAAATTACCAGAGTTTTGGGTTCTATACTCAGAGGGCagtgaggtcctggcacaggctgctcagagaagctgtggctgccccatccctggcagtgtccaaggccaggcttgatggggctctgagcaaactgGTCTGGTGGAgtctgtccctgcccatggcagcagggtgaAACAAAACGATCTTTAAAGTCACTCTCAACCCAagccactctgtgattctgtgttgtTTGAAATTGTGGGCCAGCGCTAGAGAAACGACTCCATGCGCTGCAGTGGGGTTAGGGAGAGCTCAGTTTAGCCTTAGTGTACTTTTGGTATCAAGTTTGTAACATCACTGTCGGTCTTAATCCAAGTTCAAGAAAACAATTAACAGCTGGGAGATTATCCTATCAATCTGCAGTCCTTCAAAATGACACTATAATAAACAAAGTTATTAATTCAGCTGTGAGGAAGTGACATAGGCAAAAACTGCAGTTGTTGGAATTTTTAAGCTGTAGAAGAGTTTTTGGGGGATACTTTATTATCACCTTCTCAGCTACTTCTACCAGCCTGTCCCTGGCCATCCAGTTAAGGATATGTCAAGAGGCAGAAGGGTGCAGGATCCAGAATATACCGTTAGTTTACAATAATTATTTCTGCTGGGCAGAAGTAACAATGCTGTGGCTAGACTGAGATTATTTTAGATGATGCAGTCAGAAAGCAAACTAAAccattttccagctggaagAAATGGATAgattgttttttgtcttttcccagtAAACTCTTCTCCGGCCAAAGACTCTCCTGAGTGTCCTCCCCTGGACCTGTGTCCAACAGGCTGGCTGTACTTCCAGAGGAAGTGTTACTTCCTCTCAGAGAACGAAGCCTCCTGGAACTTCAGCCAGAGCCACTGCTCCTCCCACAGCGCTTCCCTCCTGGTCATCGAAAATCATCAGGAACTGGTAAGGGAACCAAAGGGGGATcctgttttccctgcagttcACTTCCAGGGAACCGTTCCTCCAGCCTCCTCAGCTGAGCAGTTAGGAAGCTGATATAAGACCACAATGAGTCACAGCCTGCAGAAAACTtaattcctctgctccctgaAAACATCATCAGAAAATGTCCAAGGAGACTTGTCTGAGTTAAATTTGGTGCTTCTCACAGCTATAAGTACTCATATTAAAGGCATCTATCAGGGTAAACACTGTTGCATCTCATTTATCTTTAATTAAACAACTGTTTTCTCATATTGAGATAGGTTAATTACACACAAGTTGGTAAATATGTTAATTGTGACCTTTGGAGTTAGGAGAGAGTTACCCAAAGTGCAGCTtggagcattttttttctatattataCCACAATATTAGGAAAGATTCCACTCTGCACAAAGGCCTAGGAGAATATATTCTTCTGTATCAGTTCCAGACCTTGATAGCAGACCTTGATATTTTAGAATGGCCTCTCCCTAGGTCAGTCAACCCTATCCCAGTCACCAGCCTCTGTATATTTAGGTTTTAATATTGTTTCATCTGCAGGAAAGGCTAGATTGTcctttcacttttgcttttgcCCTGGATCAAGGGCTTTGTATTTTGATAGCTGGACTGAACATGCAAAACTTCTTTTCTCATGTGGGTTTATTCCTACAGAGCTTTATGATGAGAATAACAAAGCAAGACCCATGGATCGGACTCtataaaagaaatgaagagttCTTTTGGGTAAATGGAAAAGCATTAGACAATGAACTGTAAGTTGATGTGGAGGGATTTTTCTGATGATACTCGATTATAGGGGAATAAGACAAgataaataatacagaaatgGACAGTGACTTGTAGGAAATATCTGTAATTATGTTGAAGGGATGATTATGGAGAGGGTATGGAATGCAATGAAGATTTCACATGGCATTGTTAAAACTGTGGCAAATGAAAGTTAGGGGATAAATTTGTAATGTTGAGAAGCAACATGAGGCAGGCTCATGGTAACAAACAGGAGAGAAAGTGGAAGTTTAACCAAGAGACACCAAGATACCAAAGCAatgaggggaggaagggaagactACAGTAACACAAATTCCTCATTATagaatatattttgtaaaagtGTCAACCTGCATGTAACCTGTGTGAGGTTCATAGCAAAGAGATTTGGGAGACTGCTAAgacatgttttcatttttatagaaTGTTACTCCAAAagaggctgctggagggaaAGGAAGCTGTGAATTTATGTTGcatgagctgctctgtggccaGGGTCCTGTGTTCTGTGCCACCAGTGCCAGGTGTAGGGCAGTTTGTTCCTCTCCCTGGCAGCTGTCCCATCTcctcagaggctgctgcagctcgtcctggagcagctgctggcaggagttGGCAGATTTACCAGTGATAGGAAGAAGCACTGAGATTTCACAAGTCTGAAATTACcttaaaaagtggaaaatttaaatacttttaagtCTGTGACATTACTGGTGATGTGTGACTATATTTCACTTCATCCCTGAGCCCTGAGGTCTTGATCTGACAAACACATTTAATGTGAGAGGTGAGGAGCACGTGGGTATCTCAGATGGAAAACTGCAGCCCTTCCCACTCTTTTATCCTGTCTGCAACACAAACATCCACtgatgctttcattttcagtgaggTTCTTCCAATTCTTAGACTTCTGCCTCACTGCTTGCCTCAAACTTCCCCTCCTGAAGCGAGGGGCAAACACCTTGATGTCTAAGCTCAGGGGTTATGACACTGGTGGGGATTTGCTCCTTGGCTTTTCCAGAGACCATTCCAGTTTGCTCAGCCTATCCACAGAACTTTATAGCACTTCGTTTGAAAACAGAGTTGCTGAAGGAGTCCCTCAACCTCTTACATAGGGACACCTACGGTGTGGAAACTGAGGTTTGCCTCCTGTTTCCCCCACCCCCTTAACCATGGTGCCTGTTGGGTTCTGAGGAAGGGAGAAATGAGAGATGCATTTGCTTCACAGCTTCTGCTGGAACCTTTTAGCTGTATAGGAGGATGTGGAAATGCGTGGTGGTGGTGCTCATCTCGATGGCAC encodes:
- the LOC104696169 gene encoding C-type lectin domain family 2 member L-like isoform X1, translated to MGSGGGERGGSAGRGTAHSRGLFSNIWLWRAVAGVLTAAVILISCIQFVNSSPAKDSPECPPLDLCPTGWLYFQRKCYFLSENEASWNFSQSHCSSHSASLLVIENHQELSFMMRITKQDPWIGLYKRNEEFFWVNGKALDNELFEVKGSGNCAYLESKGVSASGCYLTRKWVCSLNINSAQ
- the LOC104696169 gene encoding C-type lectin domain family 2 member L-like isoform X2; amino-acid sequence: MYGLFSNIWLWRAVAGVLTAAVILISCIQFVNSSPAKDSPECPPLDLCPTGWLYFQRKCYFLSENEASWNFSQSHCSSHSASLLVIENHQELSFMMRITKQDPWIGLYKRNEEFFWVNGKALDNELFEVKGSGNCAYLESKGVSASGCYLTRKWVCSLNINSAQ
- the LOC104696169 gene encoding uncharacterized protein LOC104696169 isoform X3; protein product: MRGAAGTPLRSAGLSGGAGPGAHPVVWGAGDAGREPPRPWKPPVLAAERLPGDGTVLWSLSGHFVPATARTAGYKQGSGRAVCASKGLEGTGEQKETLKSCGCGIRLDVSQEKFWAPELMAFLISFIHATFRHQVCSQTSGCGELSLESLQLQSF